The proteins below come from a single Crossiella sp. CA-258035 genomic window:
- a CDS encoding ABC transporter ATP-binding protein, whose translation MAVEKSAPVLADGLGKKYPRGWALRDCSLTVPPGRIVALVGPNGAGKSTLMGMVTGLVRPSAGRITVFGEQPHGRGMHSAVSFLTQQKPLYPQFTVAETLRLGRHANPAWDQAYAEELVARATVPLSAKVGTLSGGQRTRVALALALGRRPRLLMLDEPLADLDPLARQAVLETLVAECRGQGITVLLSSHVLAELEGVCDHLVLLTEGQVRLAGDVAQLVGEHALLVGPAGQPCPVSPGSVIDVQQANGVQQVLVPAHAVGRQPGWQAYRPGLGQLALGYMRDARAEVAA comes from the coding sequence ATGGCAGTGGAGAAGAGCGCGCCGGTGCTGGCGGACGGGCTGGGCAAGAAGTACCCGAGGGGCTGGGCGCTGCGGGACTGCTCGCTGACCGTCCCGCCGGGCCGGATCGTGGCGCTGGTCGGGCCCAACGGCGCGGGCAAGAGCACGCTGATGGGCATGGTCACCGGCCTGGTCCGGCCCAGCGCGGGCCGGATCACCGTCTTCGGCGAGCAGCCCCACGGCCGCGGCATGCACTCCGCGGTCTCCTTCCTGACCCAGCAGAAGCCGCTGTACCCGCAGTTCACCGTCGCCGAGACGCTCCGGCTCGGCAGGCACGCCAACCCCGCCTGGGACCAGGCCTACGCCGAGGAGCTGGTGGCGCGGGCCACCGTCCCGCTGTCCGCCAAGGTCGGCACGCTCTCCGGCGGGCAGCGCACCAGGGTCGCGCTGGCGCTCGCGCTGGGCAGGCGGCCGCGGCTGCTGATGCTGGACGAGCCGCTGGCCGACCTCGATCCGCTGGCCAGGCAGGCCGTGCTGGAGACGCTGGTGGCGGAGTGCCGGGGCCAGGGCATCACCGTGCTGCTGTCCTCGCACGTGCTGGCCGAGCTGGAAGGCGTGTGCGACCACCTGGTGCTGCTCACCGAGGGCCAGGTCCGGCTGGCCGGTGACGTCGCCCAGCTGGTCGGCGAGCACGCCCTGCTGGTCGGCCCGGCCGGCCAGCCGTGCCCGGTGTCGCCCGGCTCGGTCATCGACGTGCAGCAGGCCAACGGGGTGCAGCAGGTGCTGGTGCCCGCGCACGCCGTGGGCAGGCAGCCCGGCTGGCAGGCGTACCGGCCAGGGCTCGGGCAGCTCGCGCTCGGTTACATGCGCGACGCGCGGGCGGAGGTGGCGGCATGA
- a CDS encoding AAA family ATPase — protein sequence MPFGMFLDALRERFPLPPSSGGLLALDDLHWADEASIDLLASLLRRPPAGRLVL from the coding sequence GTGCCGTTCGGGATGTTCCTGGACGCGCTGCGGGAGCGCTTTCCCCTGCCACCGTCATCCGGCGGGCTGCTGGCCCTGGACGACCTGCACTGGGCGGATGAGGCCTCGATCGACCTGCTCGCCTCCCTGTTGCGCCGCCCACCGGCCGGGCGGCTGGTGCTGTGA
- a CDS encoding GntR family transcriptional regulator, whose product MIEFRIDRHSGVATYLQIAHQVKQAMRMGLLGPGDQLPTAREVVAATTVNPNTVLKAYRELEHEGLVEGRRGMGTFVTASLVSDAARAGAPLRKDLERWMGRAVTEGLVVEEVDAIYTDVRDAHYPAASCGR is encoded by the coding sequence GTGATCGAGTTTCGCATCGATCGGCACTCTGGGGTGGCCACCTACCTCCAGATCGCGCACCAGGTCAAGCAGGCGATGCGGATGGGCCTGCTGGGACCCGGCGACCAGCTGCCGACGGCCAGGGAGGTGGTGGCGGCCACCACGGTGAACCCCAACACCGTGCTCAAGGCCTACCGCGAGCTCGAACACGAGGGCCTGGTGGAGGGCCGCAGGGGCATGGGCACGTTCGTGACCGCCTCGCTGGTCAGCGACGCGGCGCGGGCCGGCGCACCGTTGCGCAAGGACCTGGAGCGGTGGATGGGCCGGGCGGTCACCGAGGGCCTGGTGGTGGAGGAGGTGGACGCGATCTACACCGACGTGCGGGACGCGCACTACCCGGCGGCGTCATGCGGGAGGTGA
- a CDS encoding MFS transporter — protein sequence MTTTRSKPRSGQALLVWGLLVVAANLRASITGVGPLLDRVQADLDLTPAAAGLVNTLPLLAFAALSPVVPRLSARWGPERLLGVALVVLTLGIATRWIPAAPALFAGTVLVGAGIAIGNVVLPILVKRDFPTRVGLLTSAYATVMGGVAAVASGVAVPISELAPGGWHTALGGWILLALVAIVLWLPQLRTAPPPASSGNGHRLPWGSPLAWAVTAFMGLQSLGFYIVVTWLPQVFQDNGVTAATAGWLLFLLQAVAVLTSLATPAALRWARDQRAPAAVSSALLLAGYLVLLLAPDQAVLCSILLGLGGGASLVLALAFFSLRAQDAATAGGLSAMAQSIGYLLAAAGPAVFGLLHTATAGWQAPVLLLCLAATGQLIVSMAAGRGTVRPAGNACGTGDEQR from the coding sequence ATGACAACCACGCGGTCGAAGCCGCGCTCCGGCCAGGCGCTGCTGGTGTGGGGACTGCTGGTGGTGGCGGCGAACCTGCGCGCCAGCATCACCGGCGTCGGCCCACTGCTGGACCGCGTGCAGGCGGACCTGGACCTGACCCCGGCCGCGGCGGGCCTGGTGAACACCCTGCCGCTACTGGCCTTCGCCGCGCTGTCCCCGGTGGTCCCGCGCCTGTCCGCCCGCTGGGGCCCGGAACGGCTGCTCGGCGTCGCGCTGGTCGTGCTGACCCTGGGCATCGCGACCCGCTGGATACCGGCGGCACCCGCCCTGTTCGCCGGAACGGTGCTGGTCGGCGCGGGCATCGCCATCGGCAACGTGGTCCTGCCCATCCTGGTCAAACGCGACTTCCCAACCAGGGTGGGCCTGCTGACCAGCGCCTACGCCACAGTGATGGGCGGCGTCGCGGCGGTGGCCTCCGGCGTGGCCGTCCCGATCAGCGAACTGGCCCCCGGCGGCTGGCACACCGCCCTCGGCGGCTGGATCCTGCTCGCCCTGGTGGCCATCGTGCTCTGGCTCCCGCAGCTGCGGACCGCGCCGCCACCCGCGAGCTCGGGCAACGGGCACCGGCTGCCCTGGGGCTCGCCGCTGGCCTGGGCGGTCACCGCCTTCATGGGCTTGCAGTCCCTGGGCTTCTACATCGTGGTCACCTGGCTGCCCCAGGTGTTCCAGGACAACGGCGTGACCGCGGCCACCGCGGGCTGGCTGCTGTTCCTGCTCCAGGCGGTCGCGGTGCTGACCAGCCTGGCCACCCCCGCCGCCCTGCGCTGGGCGCGGGACCAGCGCGCACCGGCCGCGGTCAGCTCCGCGCTCCTGCTCGCCGGCTACCTCGTGCTCCTGCTGGCCCCGGACCAGGCGGTGCTGTGCAGCATCCTGCTCGGCCTCGGCGGCGGCGCCAGCCTGGTGCTCGCCCTGGCCTTCTTCAGCCTGCGCGCCCAGGACGCGGCCACCGCCGGCGGACTGTCCGCGATGGCCCAGTCCATCGGCTACCTGCTGGCCGCCGCGGGCCCCGCGGTCTTCGGGCTGCTGCACACCGCCACCGCCGGCTGGCAGGCGCCCGTCCTGCTGCTGTGCCTGGCCGCGACCGGGCAGCTGATCGTCTCGATGGCGGCCGGCCGGGGCACGGTGCGGCCTGCCGGTAACGCTTGCGGCACAGGCGATGAACAGCGCTGA
- a CDS encoding serine/threonine-protein kinase, which produces MVSVPCGADLVAGRYRLGECLGTGGTAEVRRAYDTVLERFVAVKLFRSGWNVSAGRRFDNEVRTLAGLSHPGLVCVHDAGTSDGVMFLVLQLVEGDTLRDRMAGGPLPAAVVRGLGAQVAEALAYVHARYVVHRDVKPSNILFDAADNAHLADFGLAYLVGSTRLTRADEIVGTAAYLAPEQVRGTDVGPPADIYALGLVLLECLTGRQEYLGGEAEVAVARLHRAPAIPEDLPADLAQLLLMMTSLTPKRRPSAHDCARVLRGEQAVEPTLPVAAAEVARTPVFSRTALLTGAAALLGAIGVVWGATAGSGSDSSAPPPVTGTSTASLTTAPAAPPATSTVPTSSVPPPVVTVGQRGTTTVLDKPGKKGKGGKDKAPGQGKKEG; this is translated from the coding sequence GTGGTGTCGGTGCCGTGTGGTGCGGACCTGGTGGCGGGGCGGTACCGGCTGGGCGAGTGCCTGGGCACCGGGGGGACGGCGGAGGTCCGGCGGGCCTACGACACGGTGCTCGAGCGCTTTGTCGCGGTCAAGCTGTTCCGGTCAGGGTGGAACGTTTCGGCTGGTCGGCGCTTCGACAACGAGGTCCGGACCTTGGCGGGGCTGTCGCATCCCGGGCTGGTCTGCGTGCATGACGCCGGGACCAGCGACGGGGTGATGTTCCTCGTGTTGCAGCTTGTCGAGGGGGACACGCTGCGCGATCGGATGGCGGGTGGACCGCTGCCCGCGGCCGTGGTGCGCGGGCTGGGCGCGCAGGTTGCTGAGGCGCTGGCGTATGTGCACGCGCGGTATGTGGTGCACCGCGATGTCAAGCCGTCCAACATCTTGTTCGACGCCGCGGACAATGCCCATCTCGCCGACTTCGGTTTGGCCTATCTGGTGGGTAGCACTCGGCTCACCCGCGCTGACGAAATTGTGGGCACGGCTGCTTATCTGGCTCCGGAGCAGGTTCGCGGTACCGATGTCGGGCCGCCTGCTGACATCTACGCGCTGGGGTTGGTGTTGCTGGAATGTCTGACCGGGCGGCAGGAGTACCTGGGTGGCGAGGCGGAGGTGGCTGTTGCCCGGCTGCACCGTGCGCCCGCCATTCCTGAGGACCTGCCCGCGGACTTGGCCCAGCTGTTGTTGATGATGACGTCGCTGACGCCGAAGCGGCGGCCCAGTGCGCACGACTGTGCACGGGTCCTGCGCGGTGAGCAGGCCGTTGAGCCCACGCTTCCGGTCGCCGCGGCGGAGGTGGCTCGGACACCGGTGTTCTCCCGGACCGCGTTGCTCACCGGCGCGGCCGCGCTGCTCGGCGCGATCGGCGTCGTCTGGGGTGCCACCGCTGGGTCCGGATCGGACAGCTCGGCCCCTCCGCCGGTGACGGGCACCAGCACCGCCTCGCTCACCACCGCGCCGGCGGCGCCGCCCGCCACGTCGACGGTTCCCACCTCCTCCGTGCCGCCGCCGGTGGTCACCGTCGGGCAGCGCGGAACCACGACCGTGCTCGACAAGCCCGGGAAGAAGGGCAAGGGCGGCAAGGACAAGGCTCCGGGGCAGGGCAAGAAGGAGGGCTGA
- a CDS encoding acyltransferase, producing MSPTRHAPMRHEEFLALKRFPALDGVRAIAALLVVFFHNQGPDLLQGWLGVQVFFVLSGFLITTLLLREHARHGRINLPNFYRRRAFRILPMYFVVLLLTAAGLLVAGQFSANPLGRDFGLYFVFFNEFGLGGPYGHSWSLGIEQKFYLLWPLLAFTLFPRSRPLVTAALMGLALAVIPFTVSSDPKGWSVHYFTVLIGCALAMVMHHPRGYALVKPLTRPWVVGAVCLAFLGAHLSVATVSTLLDNAVLGIPGFVAVVPLYAVAAALLLPALLAPGLPQRLLSTRLMVYLGERSYSIYLVQSIAHGIVVLVAPGAAGLLLAVPTSLVAIGLADLCYRFVERPLIELGRRREAGAAGASTRAVGAQR from the coding sequence ATGAGCCCAACTCGCCACGCCCCGATGCGCCACGAGGAGTTCCTCGCGCTGAAGCGCTTTCCCGCACTGGACGGGGTGCGCGCGATCGCCGCGCTGCTCGTCGTGTTCTTCCACAACCAGGGCCCCGACCTGTTGCAGGGCTGGCTCGGCGTGCAGGTGTTCTTCGTGCTCTCCGGCTTCCTGATCACCACCCTGCTGCTGCGCGAGCACGCCAGGCACGGGCGGATCAACCTGCCGAACTTCTACCGGCGGCGCGCCTTCCGCATCCTGCCGATGTACTTCGTGGTGCTGCTGCTCACCGCCGCGGGCCTGCTGGTCGCCGGGCAGTTCAGCGCGAACCCGCTGGGCCGCGACTTCGGGCTGTACTTCGTCTTCTTCAACGAGTTCGGGCTCGGCGGGCCGTACGGGCACTCCTGGTCGCTGGGCATCGAGCAGAAGTTCTACCTGCTGTGGCCGCTGCTGGCGTTCACGCTGTTCCCGCGCAGCCGCCCGCTGGTCACCGCGGCGCTGATGGGGCTCGCGCTGGCGGTCATCCCGTTCACCGTCTCCAGTGACCCCAAGGGCTGGTCGGTGCACTACTTCACCGTGCTCATCGGCTGCGCGCTCGCCATGGTGATGCACCACCCGCGCGGCTACGCCCTGGTCAAGCCGCTGACCAGGCCCTGGGTGGTGGGCGCGGTGTGCCTGGCGTTCCTCGGCGCGCACCTGTCGGTGGCCACCGTGTCGACCCTGCTGGACAACGCGGTGCTCGGCATCCCCGGCTTCGTCGCGGTGGTGCCGCTCTACGCGGTCGCGGCGGCGCTGCTGCTGCCCGCGCTGCTGGCTCCCGGCCTGCCGCAGCGGCTGCTCTCCACTCGCCTGATGGTGTACCTCGGCGAGCGCTCGTACTCGATCTACCTGGTGCAGAGCATCGCGCACGGCATCGTGGTGCTGGTCGCGCCCGGCGCCGCCGGGTTGCTGCTCGCGGTGCCGACCTCGCTGGTCGCGATCGGTCTGGCCGATCTCTGCTACCGGTTCGTGGAGCGCCCGCTGATCGAGCTGGGCCGCCGTCGCGAAGCGGGAGCGGCCGGCGCGAGCACGCGCGCGGTGGGCGCTCAGCGCTGA
- a CDS encoding ABC transporter permease, translating to MTWIIWRQQRPALISLAVALLAGVAAILLLRAGMSADIAAKGLGACVADGLTPGTACGGTAVGEFRDIWFDRLKIAQILVLALPALIGVFIGAPLFAREFEQGTHVLAFTQSVSRARWMASKVLVTAVPALFVLIVLQVLVGGWLDAAGGLGPLTSGPFAYNNFGSSGIAPFTYTVFAYTLGMFIGALSRRTLMAMTLSLGAFVVLRFVLSGLQPLLLTPDRLVAADPTQTAVPAKSGALVVDSGHLDAAGNVVPNSFSRITGCGARGDEVAPTDLATCYRERGLAKAYADVIPADAAGSLHLLEGSIFLGLAVLFVLGAVWAVRRQV from the coding sequence ATGACCTGGATCATCTGGCGGCAGCAGCGCCCGGCGCTGATCAGCCTGGCCGTCGCGCTGCTCGCCGGGGTGGCGGCGATCCTGTTGCTGCGCGCGGGAATGAGCGCCGACATCGCGGCCAAGGGCCTCGGCGCCTGCGTGGCGGACGGCCTGACCCCGGGCACGGCCTGTGGCGGCACGGCCGTCGGCGAGTTCCGCGACATCTGGTTCGACCGGTTGAAGATCGCGCAGATCCTGGTGCTCGCACTGCCCGCGCTGATCGGCGTCTTCATCGGCGCGCCGCTGTTCGCGCGGGAGTTCGAGCAGGGCACGCACGTGCTCGCCTTCACCCAGTCGGTGAGCCGGGCCCGCTGGATGGCGAGCAAGGTCCTGGTCACCGCGGTGCCCGCGCTGTTCGTGCTGATCGTGCTGCAAGTCCTGGTCGGCGGCTGGCTGGACGCCGCCGGTGGGCTGGGGCCACTGACCTCGGGACCGTTCGCGTACAACAACTTCGGCAGCAGCGGGATCGCCCCGTTCACCTACACCGTGTTCGCCTACACCCTCGGCATGTTCATCGGCGCGCTGTCCCGGCGGACGCTGATGGCGATGACCCTCTCGCTCGGCGCGTTCGTGGTGCTCCGGTTCGTGCTCTCCGGTCTCCAGCCGCTGCTGCTCACCCCGGACCGCCTGGTCGCGGCCGACCCGACCCAGACCGCGGTCCCGGCGAAGAGCGGCGCGCTGGTGGTGGACAGCGGACACCTGGACGCGGCGGGCAACGTGGTGCCCAACAGCTTCAGCCGGATCACCGGCTGCGGCGCGCGTGGCGACGAGGTCGCGCCGACCGACCTGGCCACCTGCTACCGCGAGCGCGGGCTGGCCAAGGCATACGCCGACGTCATCCCGGCCGACGCGGCCGGCTCGCTGCACCTGCTGGAGGGCTCGATCTTCCTGGGGCTGGCGGTGCTGTTCGTGCTGGGCGCGGTGTGGGCGGTGCGCAGGCAGGTGTGA
- a CDS encoding serine hydrolase domain-containing protein — MRSTRMLTALLTTGALLAGAAPASAAAPQDRPEVRAAMTELLAAGAVGVQLRVHDRRGDWTASAGATKLGGRAPVPANGRFRTGSVTKVFVATVLLQLVGEGRVELDRPVRDYLPEFTVDGRITVRMLLQHTSGLFDYSGEHRPDGSIESLIPLAGERFVDSRFRSYQPAELVRLALTKPANFEPGTDWSYSNTNYLLAGLLIEKVTGTSYASQLRRRVILPLGLWDTSLPGAQEDIPGPHARGYYAYREAEAVRTVDVTMLNPSWAGAAGEMITTTKDLDTFLAALLGGELLSPPLLAEMRKTRPMADNAGYGLGLIQRDGGPGCGTMLGHTGGIHGYLTFAFASPDGSTRMVLSASLRTANLRSGDIADPATNEAAAAVQATVFCTG; from the coding sequence ATGAGAAGCACGCGGATGCTGACGGCCCTGCTCACCACGGGCGCGCTGCTGGCAGGAGCCGCGCCGGCCTCGGCCGCGGCGCCCCAGGACCGGCCGGAGGTGCGCGCGGCGATGACCGAGCTGCTGGCCGCGGGCGCGGTCGGCGTCCAGCTCAGGGTGCACGACCGCCGCGGCGACTGGACCGCGAGCGCGGGCGCCACCAAGCTGGGCGGTCGCGCGCCGGTGCCGGCCAACGGCCGCTTCCGCACCGGCAGCGTGACCAAGGTCTTCGTCGCCACCGTGCTGTTGCAGCTGGTCGGCGAGGGCCGGGTGGAGCTGGACCGGCCGGTGCGCGACTACCTGCCCGAGTTCACTGTGGACGGTCGCATCACGGTGCGGATGTTGTTGCAGCACACCAGCGGCCTGTTCGACTACTCCGGCGAGCACCGGCCGGACGGCAGCATCGAGTCGCTGATCCCGTTGGCGGGCGAACGTTTTGTGGACAGCCGGTTCCGCTCCTACCAGCCCGCCGAGCTGGTCCGGCTCGCACTGACCAAGCCGGCCAACTTCGAGCCCGGCACGGACTGGTCCTACTCCAACACCAACTACCTGCTGGCCGGGCTGCTGATCGAGAAGGTCACCGGCACCTCCTACGCCAGCCAGCTGCGCAGGCGCGTCATCCTGCCGCTGGGCCTGTGGGACACCAGCCTGCCCGGCGCGCAGGAGGACATCCCCGGCCCGCACGCCAGGGGCTACTACGCCTACCGCGAGGCCGAGGCCGTGCGCACCGTCGACGTCACCATGCTCAACCCGTCCTGGGCGGGCGCGGCGGGCGAGATGATCACCACCACCAAGGACCTGGACACCTTCCTGGCCGCACTGCTGGGCGGTGAGCTGCTCAGCCCGCCGCTGCTGGCCGAGATGCGCAAGACCCGGCCGATGGCCGACAACGCCGGGTACGGCCTCGGCCTGATCCAGCGCGACGGCGGCCCCGGCTGCGGCACGATGCTCGGCCACACCGGCGGCATCCACGGCTACCTCACCTTCGCCTTCGCCAGCCCGGACGGCAGCACCCGGATGGTGCTCTCCGCCTCGCTGCGCACGGCCAACCTGCGCAGCGGCGACATCGCCGACCCGGCCACCAACGAGGCCGCGGCCGCCGTGCAGGCCACGGTGTTCTGCACCGGCTGA
- a CDS encoding glycosyltransferase 87 family protein, with protein sequence MRNEIAAAEQALGQSFSDDQTRRRWARARRVAWVLWWVALAWLSLAEMSRSLLDLEVYRNGGLAWLHGIPLYLDFPGPLPGPRLPFTYPPAAAVLFSAFAVLPAWLATVLLTTASFLALTAVCLVVTRRLCRHRDVAHALGLAAAIAAIGLEPVLSTVNLGQINLLLMALVVIDCLAVRDRRLRGLLVGVATAIKLTPAVFVLYFLLRRDWRSAANSAVAFVVLAALGFAFAPTDSVEYWFHALTDPSRIGGLAYGPNQSFRGLLHRLNPSPEAISLLWLGLSALAMLLAVLIAHGTRDNLLALLVIAAGGLLASPVSWSHHWVWCVPALLLLAARVRTWSHRTLLAGAVLLFCTSPFTLLPHSEDRELRWTFWQHIPGNVYVWLAFGALVVLAVGQEMDRSRRR encoded by the coding sequence ATGCGGAACGAGATCGCGGCGGCCGAGCAGGCCCTCGGGCAGTCCTTTTCGGACGATCAGACCCGTCGCAGGTGGGCACGCGCCCGCCGGGTGGCCTGGGTGCTGTGGTGGGTCGCGCTGGCCTGGCTGTCGCTCGCGGAGATGAGCCGGAGCCTGCTGGACCTGGAGGTCTACCGCAACGGCGGACTCGCCTGGCTGCACGGCATCCCGCTCTACCTCGACTTCCCCGGGCCGCTGCCCGGCCCCCGGCTGCCGTTCACCTACCCGCCCGCGGCCGCGGTCCTGTTCAGCGCCTTCGCCGTCCTGCCCGCCTGGCTGGCGACCGTCCTGCTCACCACGGCGAGCTTCCTCGCGCTGACCGCGGTCTGCCTGGTGGTGACCAGAAGGCTGTGCCGCCACCGGGATGTCGCGCACGCCCTCGGCCTGGCCGCCGCGATCGCCGCGATCGGCCTGGAACCCGTGCTCTCCACCGTCAACCTTGGTCAGATCAACCTGCTGCTGATGGCCCTGGTCGTGATCGACTGCCTGGCCGTCCGCGACCGCCGCCTGCGCGGCCTGCTGGTCGGCGTGGCCACGGCGATCAAACTGACCCCCGCGGTGTTCGTGCTGTACTTCCTGCTGCGCCGCGACTGGCGGTCCGCGGCCAACTCCGCCGTCGCGTTCGTCGTCCTCGCCGCCCTCGGATTCGCTTTCGCCCCAACGGATTCCGTCGAGTACTGGTTCCACGCCCTGACCGACCCGAGCCGCATCGGCGGCCTCGCCTACGGCCCGAACCAGTCCTTCCGCGGCCTGCTGCACCGCCTGAACCCGAGCCCGGAAGCGATTTCCCTGCTGTGGCTGGGACTTTCCGCACTTGCCATGCTGCTCGCCGTGCTCATCGCCCACGGCACCAGGGACAACCTGCTGGCCCTGCTGGTGATCGCGGCCGGCGGCCTGCTCGCCTCCCCGGTGTCCTGGTCCCACCACTGGGTCTGGTGCGTCCCGGCCTTGCTGCTGCTCGCCGCCCGCGTCCGCACCTGGTCGCACCGAACCCTGCTCGCCGGCGCCGTCCTCCTGTTCTGCACCAGCCCCTTCACCCTGCTGCCCCACTCCGAAGACCGGGAGCTGCGCTGGACCTTCTGGCAACACATCCCGGGCAACGTCTACGTCTGGCTCGCCTTCGGGGCGCTGGTCGTGCTCGCGGTGGGTCAGGAGATGGACCGGAGCCGGAGACGCTGA
- a CDS encoding ABC transporter ATP-binding protein, whose translation MREVTACPVRVTGLAKQFGRTVALSDCSFTLPEGSVTALVGPNGAGKSTLLSLVAGLSRPTGGEVSVYGSPVRGRMHPDISLLTQRRPLYDGFTVREMMRAGAAMNDRWSAERADEVLGLLAGVDRDAKVGELSTGARTQVSIALALGRLPRVLLLDEPLSDLDPLARDETLRIVMTEVADRGTTVLLSSHLLTDLGDVCDHLLLLDEGRVQLAGDIEETLAGHQVLIGPADATPAVTGTVVDSSRTERQTTALVRGGTAPAGWLARRPDLETLVMGYLRASRTRRSATAAQR comes from the coding sequence ATGCGGGAGGTGACCGCCTGCCCGGTCCGGGTGACCGGCCTGGCCAAGCAGTTCGGCCGCACGGTCGCGCTCAGCGACTGCTCGTTCACCCTGCCCGAGGGCAGCGTGACCGCGCTGGTCGGGCCGAACGGCGCGGGCAAGAGCACGTTGTTGTCGCTGGTCGCGGGCCTTTCCCGGCCCACCGGCGGCGAGGTCAGCGTCTACGGCTCGCCGGTGCGCGGCCGGATGCACCCGGACATCTCGCTGCTCACCCAGCGCCGCCCGCTCTACGACGGGTTCACCGTGCGCGAGATGATGCGGGCCGGCGCGGCGATGAACGACCGCTGGTCGGCCGAGCGCGCGGACGAGGTGCTCGGGCTGCTGGCCGGGGTGGACCGGGACGCAAAGGTGGGCGAGCTGTCCACCGGCGCGCGCACCCAGGTCTCGATCGCGCTGGCGCTGGGCAGGCTGCCCAGGGTGCTGCTGCTGGACGAGCCGCTCTCCGACCTGGACCCGCTGGCCCGGGACGAGACGCTGCGGATCGTGATGACCGAGGTGGCGGACCGGGGCACCACGGTGCTGCTGTCCTCGCACCTGCTCACCGACCTCGGCGACGTCTGCGACCACCTGCTGCTGCTGGACGAGGGCCGGGTCCAGCTGGCCGGTGACATCGAGGAAACCCTTGCCGGGCACCAGGTCCTCATCGGTCCGGCCGACGCAACCCCAGCCGTGACCGGCACCGTGGTGGACTCCTCGCGCACCGAGCGCCAGACCACCGCGCTGGTCCGCGGCGGGACCGCGCCCGCGGGCTGGCTGGCGCGGCGGCCCGACCTGGAGACGCTGGTGATGGGCTACCTGCGGGCCTCGCGGACCCGCAGGAGCGCCACCGCCGCTCAGCGCTGA
- a CDS encoding helix-turn-helix transcriptional regulator: protein MGKPLGDFIRAKRDSVQPESLGLPARGRRRSPGLRRLDLAARAGISVEYLTRIEQGRDTNPSTAVVNALADALSLDPSERNHLRYLAKITRGGCAARIEPVPPPRQVRPSVLATLRLLEPGIAVVTNRLGDLLAWTGGFESVAGAAGVLDAAAPNLTRYVFTDPRARTFFADWADIADQQAFDLWLAPSVENLEWLTAELVPVAGPEFARRLKRHVVPPRGVLRLSHPAGPELRLVRETLELAADAQQLVVFLPADEHTAQAVDQLRGQRLRLRSIS from the coding sequence ATGGGCAAGCCGTTGGGCGACTTCATCCGGGCCAAGCGGGACAGCGTCCAGCCGGAGTCGCTGGGCCTGCCGGCGCGGGGCAGGCGGCGCTCGCCGGGGTTGCGGCGGCTGGACCTGGCGGCGCGGGCCGGGATCAGTGTCGAGTACCTGACCCGGATCGAGCAGGGCCGGGACACCAACCCCTCGACCGCGGTGGTCAACGCGCTGGCCGACGCGCTCAGCCTGGACCCCTCGGAACGCAACCACCTGCGCTACCTCGCGAAGATCACCCGCGGCGGGTGCGCCGCCCGGATCGAGCCCGTGCCGCCGCCCCGGCAGGTGCGGCCGTCGGTGCTGGCGACGCTGCGGTTGCTGGAACCGGGCATCGCGGTCGTGACCAACCGGCTGGGCGACCTGCTCGCCTGGACGGGCGGTTTCGAGTCGGTCGCCGGTGCGGCCGGGGTGCTGGATGCCGCCGCCCCGAACCTCACCCGCTACGTCTTCACCGACCCGCGCGCCCGGACCTTCTTCGCCGACTGGGCCGACATCGCGGACCAGCAGGCGTTCGACCTGTGGCTGGCGCCGTCGGTGGAGAACCTGGAGTGGCTCACCGCCGAGCTCGTTCCGGTGGCCGGGCCGGAGTTCGCGCGCCGGCTGAAGCGGCATGTGGTGCCGCCACGGGGAGTTCTCCGGCTCAGCCACCCGGCGGGGCCGGAGCTCCGGCTGGTCCGGGAGACACTCGAGCTCGCCGCGGACGCCCAGCAGCTGGTGGTGTTCCTGCCCGCGGACGAGCACACGGCGCAGGCCGTCGATCAGCTCCGCGGTCAGCGTCTCCGGCTCCGGTCCATCTCCTGA